A region of Streptomyces cinnamoneus DNA encodes the following proteins:
- a CDS encoding asparagine synthase-related protein — translation MPNSHENAGTCRGDAHFAVLPDCEAARAAARCLAFPGTRVLEHASGRPWLVGRWCDEEIVTARCRRTAIAVVGCCPVTPAELLRHVERTRDLADLDDLVRTLPGSFHLVATVDGRLKAYGTASGLRLLFHTDVEGVRVAATTADVLARATGAGVDEEALATRLLWPLPYPLFETPAWRGVAAVPPENALIVTPDGRTARQTRWWTPPEPTRSLAEGAPAVREALAQAVDARTRHGGTVSCDLSGGLDSTSVCFLAARSPAHVVAGTWPAGTPRTPTCTGRRRRRATSPTWNTSSGTPTPPRSCTPTSSTSTTRWTNPPSA, via the coding sequence ATGCCGAACTCGCATGAGAATGCGGGCACGTGCCGCGGTGACGCGCACTTCGCGGTCCTTCCGGACTGCGAAGCCGCGCGCGCCGCGGCACGGTGCCTCGCCTTCCCCGGAACCCGTGTCCTCGAACACGCCTCAGGCCGGCCCTGGCTCGTCGGCCGCTGGTGCGACGAGGAGATCGTCACCGCGCGCTGCCGGCGGACGGCCATCGCCGTCGTCGGTTGCTGCCCGGTGACTCCCGCCGAACTCCTGCGTCACGTCGAGAGGACGCGCGACCTCGCAGACCTCGACGACCTCGTCCGGACGCTTCCCGGGAGCTTTCACCTGGTGGCGACGGTCGACGGGAGGCTCAAGGCCTACGGCACCGCCTCAGGGCTCCGTCTGCTGTTCCACACGGACGTCGAGGGTGTGCGGGTGGCCGCCACCACCGCCGATGTACTGGCCCGTGCCACCGGGGCCGGAGTGGACGAGGAAGCGCTGGCCACCCGGCTGCTGTGGCCCCTGCCCTACCCCCTGTTCGAAACGCCGGCATGGCGCGGAGTCGCGGCCGTGCCGCCCGAGAACGCGCTGATCGTCACGCCGGACGGCCGCACGGCCCGGCAGACGAGGTGGTGGACGCCGCCCGAGCCCACCCGTTCCCTCGCCGAGGGCGCCCCGGCCGTACGCGAAGCGCTGGCACAAGCGGTCGACGCCCGTACGCGGCACGGCGGCACGGTCAGCTGCGACCTCTCCGGCGGCCTGGACTCCACGTCCGTGTGCTTCCTGGCCGCCCGGTCACCGGCGCACGTGGTGGCCGGGACCTGGCCGGCCGGGACCCCGCGGACACCGACCTGCACTGGGCGAAGAAGGCGGCGGGCCACCTCCCCGACCTGGAACACGTCGTCTGGGACGCCGACGCCTCCCCGCTCGTGTACTCCGACCTCCTCGACATCGACGACCCGATGGACGAACCCACCATCGGCGTGA
- a CDS encoding ABC-F family ATP-binding cassette domain-containing protein, with the protein MITVRDVELRAGARLLLSGVSFTVSPGDRIGLVGRNGAGKTTLLTALAGRSRPAAGTITRTGPVGFLAQDSRPADPAVTVTDRILSARGLDRALNRLRTAEAAMADADGPAALARAMNAYSRAEAAFQAGGGYAAEAEAARVAAGLGLPDRALGEPVGSLSGGQRRRVELARILFAGHDGTLLLDEPTNHLDADAVSWLRTFLRGHQGGFVVISHDTALLSDVVGGVFHLDPQRATIDVHHTGWHAYLAQREADERRRARERANAERKAAALHAQADKMKARAATAVTARSMARRADRMLAALEPARRTDKVAKIRLPEPAPCGRIPLGAVSLAKAYGGRQVLSGVDLAVDRGSRLVVLGLNGAGKTTLLRLLAGEERPDAGRVVHGHGLRLGYFAQEHDTLARERTVRQNMTAAAPHLTDGEVRQVLGAFLFTGDDAEKPAGVLSGGEKTRLALAGLVHSGANVLLLDEPTNNLDPASRDEVLAAVGSYPGAIVMVTHDEGAVDALRPDRVLLLPDADEDLWSEDYRDLVSLA; encoded by the coding sequence ATGATCACCGTTCGTGACGTCGAGCTGCGCGCGGGCGCCCGCCTGCTGCTGTCCGGCGTCTCCTTCACCGTCTCCCCCGGCGACCGCATCGGCCTCGTCGGCCGCAACGGCGCCGGCAAGACCACCCTCCTGACCGCCCTCGCCGGGCGGTCCCGGCCGGCCGCCGGGACGATCACCCGCACCGGGCCCGTCGGTTTCCTGGCGCAGGACTCCCGCCCGGCCGACCCCGCCGTCACCGTCACCGACCGGATCCTGTCGGCCCGCGGTCTGGACCGTGCCCTGAACCGGCTGCGCACGGCCGAGGCCGCGATGGCCGATGCCGACGGCCCGGCCGCGCTGGCTCGGGCGATGAACGCCTACTCCCGCGCCGAAGCGGCCTTCCAGGCGGGCGGTGGATACGCCGCCGAAGCCGAGGCGGCCCGCGTGGCGGCGGGGCTCGGGCTGCCCGACCGCGCGCTGGGCGAACCGGTCGGCTCCCTGTCAGGCGGACAGCGGCGCCGGGTGGAGCTGGCGCGGATCCTGTTCGCCGGGCACGACGGCACCCTGCTGCTGGACGAGCCGACCAACCACCTCGACGCGGACGCGGTCTCCTGGCTGCGCACCTTCCTGCGGGGGCACCAGGGCGGCTTCGTGGTGATCAGCCACGACACCGCCCTCCTCTCCGACGTGGTGGGCGGCGTCTTCCACCTCGATCCGCAGCGCGCCACGATCGACGTCCACCACACCGGCTGGCACGCGTACCTCGCCCAGCGGGAGGCCGACGAGCGCCGCCGCGCACGGGAGCGGGCGAACGCCGAGCGCAAGGCCGCCGCCCTCCACGCGCAGGCGGACAAGATGAAGGCGCGGGCGGCCACCGCCGTGACGGCCAGGAGCATGGCGCGGCGGGCCGACCGCATGCTCGCCGCCCTGGAACCCGCCCGGCGCACGGACAAGGTCGCGAAGATCCGGCTGCCCGAACCCGCGCCGTGCGGCCGGATACCGCTCGGCGCCGTCAGCCTGGCCAAGGCCTACGGCGGCCGTCAGGTCCTGAGCGGCGTGGACCTGGCCGTGGACCGGGGAAGCCGGCTGGTGGTGCTGGGGCTCAACGGCGCGGGCAAGACCACCCTGCTGCGCCTCCTGGCCGGCGAGGAGCGGCCGGACGCCGGGCGGGTGGTGCACGGGCACGGGCTGCGACTGGGCTACTTCGCCCAGGAGCACGACACCCTCGCCCGGGAACGCACGGTCCGACAGAACATGACCGCCGCCGCCCCGCACCTGACGGACGGTGAGGTGCGGCAGGTGCTGGGGGCGTTCCTGTTCACCGGTGACGACGCCGAAAAGCCTGCCGGGGTTCTCTCCGGAGGGGAGAAGACCCGCCTGGCACTCGCCGGGCTGGTGCATTCCGGGGCGAACGTGCTGCTGCTGGACGAGCCGACCAACAACCTCGACCCCGCGTCCCGCGACGAGGTCCTCGCGGCGGTCGGCTCGTACCCCGGCGCGATCGTCATGGTCACCCACGACGAGGGCGCCGTCGACGCCCTGCGCCCCGACCGCGTCCTGCTCCTGCCGGACGCGGACGAGGACCTGTGGAGCGAGGACTACCGGGACCTGGTGTCCCTCGCCTGA
- a CDS encoding asparagine synthase-related protein — MEHVVWDADASPLVYSDLLDIDDPMDEPTIGVMDRSRVLHHLPALRERGSRVHLTGIGGDHVAWCSEAYYHRLLRVRPLYALRQIRGFRVLFHWPLSEVARALTDTRPYGTWLADAASRLRDPVATPATGALSWGTPPRLFDWVAPDAARTVQHALSEAAARAEPLHRDRGMHNDLAEIRSCTRIVRQWDRMAARAGLPMASPFFDDRVIEACLAVDGAERVTPWAYKPLMTTAMRGVVPEECLRRSDKAQASMDASNGLREHRGDLLALWQDSRLARLGLVDADALRSLARRPATPGLENAVLYSTIACEVWLRNLPRAGKATPAPR, encoded by the coding sequence CTGGAACACGTCGTCTGGGACGCCGACGCCTCCCCGCTCGTGTACTCCGACCTCCTCGACATCGACGACCCGATGGACGAACCCACCATCGGCGTGATGGACCGGTCCCGGGTGCTGCACCACCTGCCCGCCCTGCGGGAACGGGGGAGCCGGGTCCACCTCACGGGGATCGGCGGCGACCACGTCGCCTGGTGTTCCGAGGCGTACTACCACCGGCTGCTGCGCGTCCGGCCGCTGTACGCCCTGCGTCAGATCCGCGGGTTCAGGGTGCTCTTCCACTGGCCCCTCTCCGAGGTGGCCCGGGCACTGACCGACACGCGCCCGTACGGCACGTGGCTCGCGGACGCGGCCTCGCGGCTGCGCGACCCCGTGGCCACACCCGCCACCGGGGCCCTGAGCTGGGGGACGCCACCCCGCTTGTTCGACTGGGTCGCCCCCGACGCGGCGCGGACCGTCCAGCACGCCCTGTCCGAGGCCGCCGCGCGCGCCGAACCCCTGCACCGCGACCGCGGCATGCACAACGACCTCGCCGAGATCCGCTCCTGCACCCGCATCGTCCGGCAGTGGGACCGCATGGCCGCCCGGGCCGGGCTGCCCATGGCCTCGCCGTTCTTCGACGACCGCGTCATCGAGGCGTGCCTCGCCGTCGACGGCGCCGAGCGGGTCACGCCCTGGGCCTACAAACCGCTTATGACCACGGCCATGCGGGGAGTCGTGCCGGAGGAGTGCCTGCGGCGCTCCGACAAGGCCCAGGCGTCGATGGACGCCTCCAACGGACTGCGGGAACACCGCGGCGACCTCCTCGCCCTGTGGCAGGACTCGCGGCTGGCCCGGCTCGGGCTCGTCGACGCCGACGCCCTGCGGTCACTGGCACGGCGCCCCGCCACCCCGGGGCTCGAGAACGCCGTCCTGTACTCCACGATCGCCTGCGAAGTGTGGCTACGGAACCTGCCCCGGGCCGGGAAGGCCACCCCCGCCCCCCGGTAG
- a CDS encoding CGNR zinc finger domain-containing protein, with protein sequence MTWPATARYGLEAAPGGLGLVQDLLNTVAAGAHRDLDLLADLGDAQRWADGAAAGWTAVTGQPVPRVVLDADGLEELRAFRGDLHEVTAGGQREEAGPPALVLHCTAASLQLGEDGAVRLEPRGAGWRRLASLVLVAAFEAQLADTRRRLKTCRNPCCRVAFYDRSRNNSGVWHDVRTCGNAANLRAYRARQRAREC encoded by the coding sequence ATGACCTGGCCCGCGACCGCCCGGTACGGCCTGGAGGCTGCCCCCGGTGGTCTCGGTCTCGTCCAGGACCTGCTCAACACGGTGGCCGCGGGCGCACACCGGGACCTGGACCTCCTCGCGGACCTCGGCGACGCGCAGCGGTGGGCGGACGGGGCCGCCGCCGGGTGGACGGCCGTCACGGGGCAGCCCGTGCCGAGGGTGGTCCTCGACGCCGACGGCCTCGAAGAGCTGCGGGCCTTCCGCGGCGACCTGCACGAGGTGACCGCCGGGGGGCAGCGGGAGGAGGCCGGGCCGCCCGCCCTGGTCCTGCACTGCACCGCCGCCTCGCTGCAACTGGGCGAGGACGGCGCCGTACGCCTGGAGCCGCGCGGCGCGGGCTGGCGGCGTCTGGCCTCCCTCGTCCTGGTGGCCGCCTTCGAGGCACAGCTGGCCGACACCCGGCGCCGCCTCAAGACGTGCCGCAACCCGTGCTGCCGCGTCGCCTTCTACGACCGTTCCCGCAACAACAGCGGTGTCTGGCACGACGTGAGGACGTGCGGCAACGCCGCCAATCTGCGGGCCTACCGGGCGCGGCAGCGGGCCCGGGAGTGCTGA
- a CDS encoding TetR/AcrR family transcriptional regulator C-terminal domain-containing protein — MATGRYPTLAEAVEDGTHLDATATFDAGLACVLDGIAARLAC, encoded by the coding sequence CTGGCGACCGGCCGCTACCCCACCCTGGCCGAGGCCGTCGAGGACGGCACGCATCTCGACGCGACCGCCACCTTCGACGCCGGCCTCGCATGCGTGCTCGACGGCATCGCCGCCCGGCTCGCCTGCTGA
- a CDS encoding chitinase — protein MSPFPGVVAALALVLAVQAPAGAASGPPREDTCAVKPKPAGKVLQGYWENWDGAANGVHPPFGWTPITDSRIGAHGYNVVDAAFPVIRSDGTVLWEDGMDASVKVATPAEMCRAKAAGATILLSIGGAAAGIDLSSSAVADRFVQTVVPILKAYNFDGIDIDIETGLVGSGDITRPSTSQANLIRIIDGVLAHMPSGFGLTMAPETAYVTGGSVTYGSIWGAYLPIVKKYADNGRLWWLNMQYYNGSMYGCSGDSYSAGTVQGFTAQTDCLNKGLVVQGTTIRVPYDKQVPGLPAQPGAGGGYMSPGLVAQAWNTYGDRLKGLMTWSVNWDGSRGWTFGDNAKALQGR, from the coding sequence ATGTCACCTTTCCCTGGTGTCGTGGCTGCCTTGGCCCTGGTCCTCGCCGTGCAGGCGCCGGCGGGCGCGGCGTCCGGCCCGCCGCGTGAGGACACGTGCGCGGTGAAGCCGAAGCCGGCCGGCAAGGTCCTCCAGGGGTACTGGGAGAACTGGGACGGGGCCGCGAACGGCGTCCACCCGCCGTTCGGATGGACCCCGATCACCGACTCCCGCATCGGTGCCCACGGTTACAACGTGGTCGACGCGGCGTTCCCCGTCATCCGCTCCGACGGCACCGTGCTGTGGGAGGACGGGATGGACGCCTCGGTGAAGGTCGCCACTCCGGCCGAGATGTGCCGGGCCAAGGCGGCCGGCGCCACGATCCTGCTGTCCATCGGCGGCGCGGCGGCCGGCATCGACCTCAGCTCCAGCGCGGTCGCCGACCGTTTCGTCCAGACGGTGGTCCCGATCCTCAAGGCGTACAACTTCGACGGCATCGACATCGACATCGAGACGGGACTGGTCGGCAGCGGCGACATCACCAGGCCGTCCACCTCGCAGGCCAACCTCATCCGCATCATCGACGGCGTGCTCGCCCACATGCCGTCCGGCTTCGGCCTGACGATGGCACCCGAGACGGCCTACGTCACCGGCGGCAGCGTGACGTACGGCTCGATCTGGGGCGCCTATCTGCCGATCGTGAAGAAGTACGCGGACAACGGCCGGCTCTGGTGGCTGAACATGCAGTACTACAACGGCAGCATGTACGGCTGCTCTGGGGATTCGTACTCCGCCGGGACGGTGCAGGGCTTCACCGCACAGACGGACTGCCTCAACAAGGGCCTCGTCGTCCAGGGCACCACGATCAGGGTTCCGTACGACAAGCAGGTGCCGGGGCTGCCGGCACAGCCGGGCGCCGGGGGCGGCTACATGTCGCCGGGCCTGGTGGCGCAAGCCTGGAACACCTACGGCGACCGCCTGAAGGGCCTGATGACCTGGTCCGTCAACTGGGACGGATCGCGGGGCTGGACGTTCGGGGACAACGCCAAGGCGCTCCAGGGCCGCTGA
- a CDS encoding FAD-dependent monooxygenase encodes MRAVLDGLGQGGVAAGRQVRPAAARAIGHNQSLAAQRNGDGRVCVYFSIRTPENWLDTCGIPFSDAARAREALKGMYADWAPQLTALIDACDGPFTPRTLTVLPVGLTWPPTAGVTLLGDAAHLMPPVGMGANMAMLDAAELALALAADRTDPFAAVRAYETAMFERAATAARASAAVMDIVISRDGARNTLDFFQSHDAGLPDRPGPSGGNPDAPLQERSLP; translated from the coding sequence ATGCGTGCCGTCCTCGACGGCCTCGGCCAGGGTGGGGTAGCGGCCGGTCGCCAGGTCCGGCCGGCCGCCGCGAGGGCCATCGGCCACAACCAGTCCCTGGCCGCCCAGCGCAACGGCGACGGCCGCGTCTGCGTCTACTTCTCCATCCGCACCCCGGAGAACTGGCTCGACACCTGCGGCATCCCCTTCTCGGACGCCGCCCGGGCCCGCGAGGCCCTCAAGGGCATGTACGCCGACTGGGCCCCGCAGCTCACCGCGCTGATCGACGCCTGCGACGGCCCCTTCACACCCCGCACGCTCACCGTCCTGCCCGTCGGCCTGACGTGGCCGCCCACTGCGGGCGTCACCCTGCTCGGGGACGCCGCCCACCTGATGCCACCGGTCGGCATGGGCGCCAACATGGCCATGCTCGACGCCGCCGAGCTCGCCCTCGCCCTCGCCGCCGACCGCACGGACCCCTTCGCCGCCGTCCGCGCCTACGAGACCGCCATGTTCGAACGCGCCGCCACCGCCGCGCGGGCGTCGGCAGCCGTCATGGACATCGTCATATCACGCGACGGCGCGCGGAACACACTGGACTTCTTCCAGTCCCACGACGCCGGCCTCCCTGACCGGCCCGGGCCGTCCGGCGGAAATCCGGATGCCCCGCTCCAGGAGCGTTCGCTACCGTAA
- a CDS encoding lasso peptide biosynthesis PqqD family chaperone has translation MALRLGTDVCTALTDYGTVLLDQRSGEYWELNPTGTIVVQTLLEGGEQGDAVDALVTEFDVERSQAVRDVTALIAQLRATGLVV, from the coding sequence ATGGCGCTACGGCTCGGCACCGACGTGTGCACCGCGCTCACCGACTACGGCACTGTGCTGCTCGACCAGCGCAGCGGTGAGTACTGGGAACTCAACCCCACCGGAACCATCGTCGTCCAGACCCTGCTCGAAGGCGGCGAACAGGGCGACGCCGTCGACGCCCTCGTCACGGAATTCGACGTCGAGCGGAGCCAGGCCGTGCGGGACGTGACCGCGCTGATCGCCCAACTGCGGGCCACAGGGCTGGTCGTATGA
- a CDS encoding DUF4190 domain-containing protein, with product MSSGTTGSVRTTPSKNGPAKVSLWFAGCGVAAYGNFATGIAWLNPGVFIMMAVLCALIAIVAGHIGRFRGRRLDGDGRGMALLGIVVGWLVILVTVVIALAVGGLIAGLAVLVESL from the coding sequence ATGAGCAGCGGTACGACCGGGAGCGTGCGCACCACGCCGAGCAAGAACGGGCCCGCCAAGGTGAGCCTGTGGTTCGCGGGCTGCGGCGTCGCCGCCTACGGGAACTTCGCCACCGGCATCGCCTGGCTCAACCCGGGCGTCTTCATCATGATGGCCGTCCTGTGCGCCCTGATCGCGATCGTCGCGGGGCACATCGGGCGGTTCCGGGGCCGCAGGCTGGACGGTGACGGGCGGGGCATGGCCCTGCTGGGGATCGTCGTGGGCTGGCTCGTCATCCTGGTGACCGTGGTGATCGCCCTGGCCGTCGGTGGCCTGATCGCGGGTCTGGCGGTGCTCGTGGAAAGCCTCTGA
- a CDS encoding 12-oxophytodienoate reductase, producing the protein MATTTPATSGDALPSRAARLLGRPLTLGDLTLKNRIAMAAVTRRHSPGGVPGEDVAAYYARRAAGGAGLIVTEGTYVGREAAAAYDRVPHFHGEQALAGWARVVERVHEAGGRIMPQLWHTGVARTDEFAAEGAPAETPSGIGLDGRPHGKAMTQADIDGVVEAFARAAADAERIGFDGVELHGAHGYLIDDFLWQGTNRRSDAYGGDAASRARFATEVVAAVRAAVSPGFPILFRFSQWKVDHYDTRIAQTPQELELMLSPLAEAGVDAFHASTRRYWLPEFEGSDLNLAGWTKKLTGKPSVTVGSVGLDQQFIGPRGGSGPAGVTGIAPLLDRLERDEFDVVAVARAIVADPQWPTKALEDRLEEALPYDVSRLGDLV; encoded by the coding sequence ATGGCGACGACCACACCCGCGACCTCCGGTGACGCGCTCCCCTCCCGCGCCGCCCGCCTCCTGGGCCGGCCCCTCACCCTCGGCGACCTGACCCTGAAGAACCGGATCGCGATGGCGGCGGTGACCCGGCGCCACTCGCCCGGCGGGGTGCCCGGCGAGGACGTCGCCGCGTACTACGCGCGGCGGGCGGCCGGCGGCGCGGGCCTGATCGTCACGGAGGGCACCTACGTGGGCCGCGAGGCGGCCGCCGCGTACGACAGGGTGCCGCACTTCCACGGCGAGCAGGCCCTGGCGGGCTGGGCGCGCGTGGTGGAGAGGGTCCATGAGGCCGGGGGCCGGATCATGCCCCAGCTGTGGCACACCGGAGTGGCCCGCACCGACGAGTTCGCGGCCGAGGGGGCGCCGGCGGAGACGCCGTCCGGGATCGGCCTCGACGGCCGCCCGCACGGCAAGGCCATGACGCAGGCCGACATCGACGGCGTCGTCGAGGCCTTCGCCCGGGCCGCCGCGGACGCCGAGCGCATCGGTTTCGACGGCGTCGAGCTGCACGGCGCCCACGGCTATCTGATCGACGACTTCCTGTGGCAGGGCACCAACCGGCGCTCGGACGCCTACGGAGGCGACGCCGCCTCCCGCGCCCGCTTCGCCACCGAGGTGGTCGCGGCGGTGCGCGCCGCGGTCTCGCCCGGCTTCCCGATCCTCTTCCGCTTCTCGCAGTGGAAGGTCGACCACTACGACACCCGGATAGCGCAGACCCCGCAGGAGCTGGAACTGATGCTCTCCCCGCTCGCGGAGGCCGGGGTCGACGCCTTCCACGCCTCCACCCGCCGCTACTGGCTGCCCGAGTTCGAAGGCAGTGACCTCAACCTCGCGGGCTGGACGAAGAAGCTCACCGGGAAGCCCTCCGTCACGGTGGGATCGGTCGGTCTGGACCAGCAGTTCATCGGCCCGCGGGGCGGTTCCGGGCCGGCCGGCGTCACCGGCATCGCCCCGCTCCTGGACCGCCTGGAGCGGGACGAGTTCGACGTCGTGGCCGTGGCCCGGGCCATCGTCGCCGACCCGCAGTGGCCCACGAAGGCGCTGGAGGACCGGCTGGAGGAGGCCCTCCCGTACGACGTGTCGCGGCTCGGCGATCTGGTCTGA
- a CDS encoding keywimysin-related RiPP has translation MKKTYEAPAAVRRGAFRTRTGLLGAHGNDRILLSKN, from the coding sequence ATGAAGAAGACGTACGAGGCACCCGCAGCTGTCCGTCGCGGCGCGTTCCGCACCAGGACCGGTCTGCTCGGAGCCCACGGCAACGACCGTATTCTGCTCAGCAAGAACTGA